In a genomic window of Gloeothece verrucosa PCC 7822:
- a CDS encoding iron uptake porin → MSQNPPLLNNKWRKSWINSLVWLNCFLGIATPSFAQIQGNSMTNINNANSLPPMSWQPDPTVSSMSKVPSVSQLRDVEPTQWAYQALRSLVERYGCLVGWGAELVPHYPNNLYRGDMALTRWEFAAALNNCLNSLETQLQNNLTVSREDLETFKRLSEEFKQELAILDTKLDNLENRVAFLEDHQFSTTTKLFTQIIWSVDDTFGNKVGTDEDQSQTRFGYRIRLNLETSFNGQDLLRTRLQVGDLIPTSEVTGTNMTRFNYDDDSNNQVFATHLLYRRLLTNNLQLTVGPVGVGYTDITDTLTPPSIPDDSRGIPSRFGEYNPLYRRGGGGGALNWNILGLIEGASIGPSDPNAHDLILTIGYLSTNINNTIAGNGFFNEGYHVLAQLAYYVPGAGVGLAYSHTYGPAGQVDLTGDNGTLNAIQPFGNNIATSSDSYNLQGYVRLGDNFFIHGWIGYYQANANSKGISNISDGVGGTIPLTVSKGDEADFWNAAISFTFPDIGGEGNLPGILLGIPPTVSHSDLKRDCNTPYHIEVFYRWQLNDHIAITPGFWAILNPEGDNRNDTQWVGHIRTGFNF, encoded by the coding sequence ATGAGCCAAAATCCCCCTCTGCTTAACAATAAATGGCGAAAAAGTTGGATTAATAGCCTAGTTTGGCTGAATTGCTTTCTGGGAATTGCTACACCAAGTTTTGCTCAAATACAGGGCAATTCAATGACAAATATCAACAATGCCAATTCATTACCTCCTATGAGTTGGCAACCTGATCCAACTGTTAGCTCCATGTCTAAAGTTCCTTCAGTGTCTCAATTACGGGACGTTGAACCGACACAATGGGCATATCAAGCTTTACGCTCTCTTGTTGAACGTTATGGCTGTCTCGTAGGCTGGGGTGCGGAACTCGTTCCGCATTATCCGAATAATCTTTATCGAGGAGATATGGCCTTGACACGCTGGGAATTTGCCGCCGCCTTGAATAACTGTCTCAATAGTCTTGAAACACAGCTACAAAATAACTTGACGGTATCACGAGAAGATCTCGAAACATTCAAGCGATTAAGCGAAGAGTTTAAACAAGAACTAGCAATATTAGACACAAAACTAGATAATCTAGAAAATCGCGTCGCCTTTCTCGAAGACCATCAATTTTCAACCACAACCAAACTTTTTACCCAAATCATTTGGTCTGTGGATGATACCTTTGGCAATAAAGTAGGCACTGATGAAGACCAATCACAAACACGCTTTGGTTATCGGATTCGTCTGAATTTGGAAACGAGTTTTAACGGACAAGACTTACTGAGAACCCGTCTACAAGTGGGTGATTTAATTCCCACAAGCGAAGTAACTGGCACAAACATGACTCGATTTAATTATGACGATGACTCCAACAATCAAGTTTTTGCCACTCACCTTCTCTACCGCAGACTTCTGACGAATAATCTTCAGTTAACCGTTGGACCGGTAGGTGTCGGTTATACAGATATTACCGATACCTTAACTCCCCCTTCAATTCCTGATGATAGTCGAGGGATTCCCTCACGCTTTGGAGAATATAATCCTCTCTATCGCCGAGGTGGTGGCGGAGGCGCTTTAAATTGGAATATACTTGGTTTAATTGAGGGGGCCAGTATTGGTCCAAGCGATCCTAATGCCCATGATCTGATCCTGACAATAGGATATCTATCCACGAATATTAACAATACTATAGCGGGCAATGGCTTTTTCAACGAAGGTTACCATGTTTTAGCTCAATTAGCTTATTATGTACCTGGGGCGGGGGTCGGGTTGGCTTATTCTCATACTTATGGCCCAGCAGGACAAGTGGACCTCACAGGAGATAATGGCACTCTGAACGCGATTCAACCTTTTGGTAATAACATTGCTACGAGCAGTGACTCTTATAATCTTCAAGGTTATGTGCGCTTAGGGGATAATTTTTTTATTCATGGGTGGATTGGTTACTATCAAGCTAATGCTAATAGCAAAGGCATCAGCAATATTAGTGATGGTGTCGGCGGTACTATTCCTTTAACGGTCAGTAAAGGCGATGAGGCGGATTTTTGGAATGCCGCGATTTCATTCACTTTCCCCGATATTGGAGGAGAAGGGAATTTACCTGGCATTCTCTTAGGAATTCCGCCGACAGTAAGCCATAGCGACCTGAAGCGTGACTGTAATACTCCTTACCATATTGAAGTTTTCTATCGTTGGCAACTCAATGATCATATTGCTATTACTCCGGGTTTTTGGGCCATTCTTAACCCAGAAGGTGACAACCGTAACGATACTCAATGGGTTGGACACATTCGCACTGGTTTTAACTTTTAA
- a CDS encoding TauD/TfdA dioxygenase family protein, with translation MLTVQQHSRLGKEILQDCDLAHLTMPQVQSLKQSLWEQGVIVVRKQKLTASQLKDFAIKTFGDTNLGRRPKPFDPEIDPALQSPGVSILGNPKGLTQEVVGKFAWVWHHDKDHLPKTEGLDMNALYVVMLYGVEIPAEGIDGEPHTTNFLDMMEAYQNLERQHRQQLEKQSMYHLSPITPPPGEDIPRKLHPIVSTHKITGRKGLYLGSSTSILQGLEDKPQEAQLYWNDLFATILDCTPVYAHIWQPGDIVFWDNSQVMHTGMPYNANKYKRIALRLGVVNH, from the coding sequence TTGTTAACCGTACAGCAGCATTCAAGACTAGGCAAAGAAATTCTACAAGATTGTGATCTTGCACATTTAACTATGCCACAAGTCCAATCATTAAAACAATCTCTCTGGGAACAGGGAGTTATTGTGGTCAGAAAGCAAAAACTAACAGCCTCCCAGTTAAAGGACTTTGCGATTAAAACCTTTGGTGACACTAACCTTGGTCGTCGCCCTAAGCCTTTCGACCCAGAAATTGATCCAGCTTTACAAAGTCCAGGTGTTTCCATTTTAGGTAATCCTAAAGGACTGACTCAGGAAGTTGTGGGCAAATTTGCTTGGGTGTGGCATCATGACAAAGACCATCTCCCCAAAACGGAGGGATTGGACATGAATGCTCTCTATGTAGTGATGCTTTATGGCGTAGAAATTCCTGCCGAAGGAATCGATGGAGAACCTCATACTACTAACTTTCTGGATATGATGGAAGCTTACCAAAATCTTGAGCGTCAACATCGGCAGCAATTAGAAAAACAGTCGATGTATCACCTCTCACCGATTACTCCACCACCCGGGGAGGACATCCCCCGAAAATTACATCCAATAGTTTCTACTCACAAAATAACAGGGCGCAAAGGATTATATTTAGGTTCAAGCACTTCGATTCTTCAGGGGCTAGAAGACAAACCTCAAGAAGCACAACTGTATTGGAACGATTTGTTCGCAACTATATTGGATTGTACGCCAGTCTATGCTCATATTTGGCAACCTGGAGATATTGTATTTTGGGATAATTCCCAAGTTATGCATACAGGAATGCCCTACAATGCCAACAAATATAAGCGGATTGCTCTGCGGCTTGGGGTAGTTAATCACTAG
- a CDS encoding PEP-CTERM sorting domain-containing protein, which translates to MFKWTCLTLTSGFGVVDVDKTSGGDTAVNSALLIDNITVTSVPEPLTLLGIASAALFGAAFKVVKAN; encoded by the coding sequence ATGTTTAAATGGACTTGTTTAACTTTAACTTCAGGATTTGGAGTAGTAGATGTAGATAAAACTAGCGGAGGAGATACAGCCGTCAATTCCGCCTTATTAATAGATAATATAACCGTTACCTCTGTGCCTGAACCCTTAACTTTATTAGGAATAGCATCAGCAGCTTTATTTGGAGCGGCTTTTAAAGTAGTTAAAGCCAATTAA